Proteins encoded by one window of Vigna radiata var. radiata cultivar VC1973A chromosome 5, Vradiata_ver6, whole genome shotgun sequence:
- the LOC106760171 gene encoding uncharacterized protein DDB_G0271670, protein MEEGAKLGACQNNNNEVGDGDGMQCIHHPHHTNTSNPGAICAFCLQEKLGKLLSSSFPSPPSSSSSPSPSPSFTPPPPPLSLKTNHHTRSRIPFLVQNKNNTISTKNKKPSTTSNCSSSGNIIFKRSKSTVTSTRNHSHFIHHDHDFFSPRKRNGFWSFLYPSSKEAKSPNGKQRGKCLGQTQRKSDHVIMEEEKCFSSSSSKVSRSRSVGCGSRSFSADFFERISSGLGDCTLRRVESHREGKHKVVASASSSSSSSASSSSSSSAGAGGVVNHCMKERVRCGGIFGGFAVTSSSSSASSSSWVSSTVDDGRGRSWGWAFASPIRAFTTKGSSSSKRDASDKNATPNLSAIPSLLTVRG, encoded by the coding sequence ATGGAAGAAGGAGCAAAGCTTGGTGCATgccaaaacaacaacaatgaagttggtgatggtgatggaaTGCAATGCATTCACCACCCTCACCACACTAACACCAGCAACCCTGGTGCCATCTGTGCCTTCTGTCTCCAAGAAAAACTAGGCAagcttctctcttcttctttcccttctcctccttcttcttcttcctctccttcaccttctccttcttttacTCCACCACCTCCTCCTCTCTCACTCAAAACCAACCACCACACTCGCTCCCGCATCCCTTTCCTcgtacaaaacaaaaacaacaccatCAGCACCAAGAACAAGAAGCCCTCTACCACCTCCAACTGTTCCTCTTCGGGTAACATAATTTTCAAGCGCAGTAAGTCCACTGTCACATCCACTAGGAACCACAGCCACTTCATCCACCATGACCACGACTTTTTCAGTCCCAGGAAAAGAAACGGTTTTTGGTCTTTTCTGTATCCTTCTTCGAAAGAAGCAAAGAGCCCAAATGGGAAGCAGAGGGGAAAGTGCCTGGGACAGACCCAGAGAAAGAGTGATCACGTGATTATGGAAGAGGAAAAGTGTTTCAGCTCATCATCCTCCAAGGTTTCGAGATCTAGATCTGTTGGGTGTGGTAGCAGGAGCTTCTCTGCTGATTTCTTCGAGAGGATCTCTTCTGGTCTCGGCGACTGCACTCTCAGGAGAGTCGAGTCTCATCGCGAAGGAAAACATAAGGTTGTAGCTtctgcttcttcttcctcttcttcttctgcttcttcttcttcttcttcttctgctggTGCTGGTGGTGTTGTGAACCATTGCATGAAGGAAAGAGTGAGGTGTGGTGGAATCTTCGGTGGCTTCGCCGTGACTTCCTCGTCTTCTTCtgcgtcttcttcttcttgggttTCTTCCACTGTGGATGATGGCAGAGGAAGGAGTTGGGGGTGGGCATTCGCCAGTCCCATTAGAGCTTTCACCACCAAAGGGTCTTCTTCTTCTAAGAGAGATGCTTCTGATAAGAACGCCACGCCAAACTTATCAGCCATTCCTTCTTTGCTCACTGTTAGAGGCTGA